A portion of the Fibrobacterota bacterium genome contains these proteins:
- a CDS encoding glycosyltransferase, exosortase A system-associated, producing MPLKVLHILDHYLPLFSGYTFRSSYILDSQKQALGIEPVVVTSAKQGISPSPMETFDGVRVYRVGAVAPWTQKAPVMREWAQMKALEKRILEVAEKEKPDVLHAHSPVLNAWPAIWAGRKLGIPAVYEIRAFWEDAAVEHGSTTEGSLRYRATRTFETSACKKADAVVTICQGLRKGLLERGIPQSKLFVLPNGVDVGKFPPPELDRKLQAELGLEGKQVLGFIGSLYRYEGLVHLLAAVALMLPKHPDLRCLIVGGGYDNEEAELKQKAESLGISHAVIVQGKVPHERVNSFYSLIDILVYPRIRSRLLELVTPLKPLEAMSMRKPVIGSDVGGIKELIEEGRNGLLFKADDPGDLARVADGLLSDPQRMRDLGLRASEYVASERSWRKLIEAHRQTYRSLGLKV from the coding sequence ATGCCCTTGAAGGTATTGCACATTCTCGACCACTATCTCCCCCTCTTCAGCGGATACACCTTCCGCAGCAGCTATATCCTGGACAGCCAGAAGCAGGCCCTGGGGATCGAACCGGTGGTCGTCACCTCGGCGAAGCAAGGGATCAGCCCTTCGCCCATGGAAACCTTCGATGGCGTGCGCGTGTATCGCGTGGGCGCGGTGGCGCCGTGGACGCAGAAGGCCCCGGTGATGCGCGAATGGGCGCAGATGAAAGCGCTGGAAAAGCGCATCCTGGAGGTGGCGGAAAAGGAAAAGCCGGACGTGCTGCATGCCCACTCGCCGGTATTGAACGCGTGGCCGGCCATCTGGGCGGGCCGCAAGCTGGGCATCCCCGCCGTCTACGAGATCCGCGCCTTTTGGGAAGACGCCGCCGTGGAGCACGGATCCACCACGGAAGGCAGCTTGCGCTACCGCGCCACGAGGACCTTCGAAACCTCGGCCTGCAAAAAGGCCGATGCGGTGGTGACCATTTGCCAGGGGCTGCGCAAGGGGCTATTGGAGCGGGGGATCCCGCAAAGCAAATTGTTCGTGCTCCCCAACGGCGTGGACGTGGGGAAATTCCCGCCCCCGGAGCTGGACCGCAAGCTCCAGGCCGAATTGGGCCTGGAAGGCAAGCAGGTCTTGGGTTTCATCGGGTCGTTGTACCGGTACGAGGGCCTGGTCCATCTGCTCGCCGCGGTAGCCTTGATGTTACCCAAGCATCCCGACCTGCGCTGCCTCATCGTGGGCGGCGGTTACGACAACGAAGAAGCGGAGCTCAAGCAGAAGGCCGAGAGCCTGGGGATTTCCCATGCCGTGATCGTCCAGGGCAAGGTGCCGCATGAACGGGTGAACTCGTTTTATTCCCTCATCGACATACTGGTCTATCCCCGCATCCGCTCCCGCCTGCTGGAACTGGTGACGCCCTTGAAGCCTTTGGAAGCCATGTCCATGCGCAAACCGGTGATCGGCAGCGATGTGGGCGGCATCAAGGAGCTGATCGAGGAAGGCCGAAATGGGCTGCTTTTCAAGGCGGACGACCCCGGGGATTTGGCCCGCGTGGCCGACGGCCTGCTCTCCGATCCCCAACGCATGCGGGATTTGGGCCTGCGCGCCAGCGAATACGTGGCCTCGGAGCGTTCCTGGCGCAAGCTCATCGAGGCCCACCGCCAAACCTACCGGTCCCTCGGCCTCAAAGTCTGA